The Rhodocytophaga rosea genome has a segment encoding these proteins:
- a CDS encoding SDR family NAD(P)-dependent oxidoreductase, with translation MDKIAFVTGATSGIGKATAELLAAHGFNLVICGRRSDRLDELKQALSKQVQVQTLTFDVRDQQAVSSAIDSLPEEWKKIDILINNAGNAHGLAPIQTGSSEDWDAMMDINVKGLLYVSKVIIPGMVSRKSGQIINIGSIAGKEVYPNGNVYCASKFAVDAITSGMRLDLNPYGIRVSGIHPGLVETEFSLVRFKGDEQRASSVYKGFQPLTAKDIANTILFVINCPPHVVISDLTILPTAQASATIVHKQL, from the coding sequence ATGGATAAAATTGCTTTTGTTACAGGAGCTACTTCCGGCATTGGAAAAGCAACGGCTGAGTTACTAGCCGCTCATGGATTTAATCTGGTAATTTGTGGCCGTCGCTCTGACCGCCTGGACGAACTCAAACAGGCATTAAGTAAGCAAGTACAGGTACAAACCCTCACTTTTGATGTGCGGGATCAACAAGCTGTCAGTTCCGCTATTGATTCCTTACCGGAAGAATGGAAAAAAATAGACATTCTGATCAATAATGCCGGTAATGCCCACGGACTGGCTCCCATCCAAACCGGAAGTTCAGAAGACTGGGATGCCATGATGGACATTAATGTAAAAGGCTTGTTGTATGTTTCTAAAGTTATTATTCCGGGAATGGTCAGCCGGAAATCGGGGCAGATCATCAATATTGGCTCTATTGCCGGTAAAGAAGTATATCCTAATGGAAATGTATATTGCGCTTCTAAATTTGCTGTAGATGCGATTACCAGTGGCATGCGCCTGGACCTAAATCCGTATGGCATCCGGGTAAGTGGCATTCATCCCGGACTGGTAGAAACAGAATTCTCCCTGGTGCGGTTTAAAGGTGATGAGCAACGGGCATCGTCCGTATATAAAGGTTTTCAACCACTTACCGCTAAAGATATAGCCAATACCATTCTGTTTGTTATTAACTGTCCGCCGCATGTAGTCATCAGCGATCTAACTATTCTTCCTACGGCTCAGGCTTCGGCTACGATTGTGCACAAGCAATTGTAA